A stretch of the Streptococcus suis genome encodes the following:
- a CDS encoding thiamine pyrophosphate-dependent dehydrogenase E1 component subunit alpha: MVSISKEQHLDMFLKMQLIRDVDMKLNKLVRRGFVQGMTHFSVGEEAAAVGPIVGLTDQDIIFSHHRGHGHVIAKGIDINGMMAELAGKATGTSKGRGGSMHLANVEKGNFGSNGIVGGGYALAVGAALTQQYLGTDNIVIAFSGDSATNEGSFHESMNLAAVWNLPVIFFITNNRYGISTDISYSTKIPHLYQRAAAYGIPGHYVEDGNDVIAVYEKMQEVIEYVRAGNGPAMVEVESYRWFGHSTADAGAYRTKEEVAAWKAKDPLKKYRTYLTENKIATDEELDAIETQVAEQVEAAVKFAQESPDPDISIAYEDVFVD, translated from the coding sequence ATGGTATCTATCTCAAAAGAACAACACTTGGATATGTTCTTGAAAATGCAACTGATTCGTGATGTTGATATGAAATTAAATAAATTGGTGCGTCGTGGCTTTGTACAAGGAATGACCCACTTCTCAGTTGGTGAAGAAGCAGCTGCTGTTGGACCAATCGTTGGTTTGACTGATCAAGATATTATCTTTTCACATCACCGTGGTCATGGTCATGTTATTGCAAAAGGTATTGACATCAACGGTATGATGGCTGAACTTGCTGGTAAGGCAACTGGTACATCCAAGGGCCGTGGTGGCTCCATGCACTTGGCTAATGTTGAAAAAGGAAACTTTGGTTCAAACGGTATCGTCGGTGGTGGTTATGCTCTTGCAGTAGGAGCGGCTCTCACACAACAATACCTTGGGACAGATAATATCGTTATCGCCTTCTCAGGTGACTCAGCAACAAATGAAGGCTCATTCCATGAGTCAATGAACCTGGCGGCTGTCTGGAATTTACCAGTTATTTTCTTTATTACAAATAACCGATATGGTATCTCAACAGACATTTCTTATTCAACAAAAATTCCTCACCTCTACCAACGTGCGGCAGCATACGGTATTCCAGGTCACTATGTTGAAGATGGTAATGACGTCATTGCTGTTTATGAAAAAATGCAAGAAGTAATTGAGTATGTTCGTGCAGGAAATGGCCCAGCGATGGTGGAGGTTGAATCTTATCGCTGGTTTGGACATTCGACAGCTGATGCCGGAGCCTACCGTACAAAAGAAGAAGTTGCAGCTTGGAAAGCAAAGGATCCACTTAAGAAATACCGTACATATTTGACTGAAAACAAGATTGCAACAGATGAAGAATTAGATGCAATTGAAACACAAGTCGCTGAACAAGTTGAGGCTGCTGTGAAATTTGCACAAGAAAGTCCAGATCCAGATATTTCAATCGCATACGAAGACGTGTTTGTGGACTAG
- a CDS encoding alpha-ketoacid dehydrogenase subunit beta yields the protein MAETKVMALREAINLAQSEEMRKDEKVFLMGEDVGIYGGDFGTSVGMLDEFGPKRVRDTPISEAAIAGSAVGAAQTGLRPIVDLTFMDFITIALDAIVNQAAKTNYMFGGGLKTPVTFRVASGSGIGSAAQHSQSLEAWLTHIPGIKVVAPGTANDAKGLLKSSILDNNPVIFLEPKALYGKKEEVNLDPDFYIPLGKGEIKREGTDVTIISYGRMLERVLKAAEEVAAEGISVEVVDPRTLIPLDKELIIESVKKTGKVILVNDAYKTGGFIGEIASIITESEAFDYLDAPIIRIASDDVPVPYANILENAVLPNVEKIKAAIYKQVNKG from the coding sequence ATGGCTGAAACAAAAGTAATGGCCTTGCGTGAAGCGATTAACTTGGCTCAGAGCGAAGAAATGCGTAAGGATGAAAAAGTATTCTTAATGGGGGAAGACGTCGGTATCTACGGCGGTGACTTCGGTACATCTGTTGGTATGTTGGACGAATTCGGTCCAAAACGTGTTCGCGATACGCCTATCTCTGAGGCTGCAATCGCTGGTTCTGCGGTTGGTGCGGCTCAAACAGGTCTTCGTCCAATCGTTGACTTGACTTTCATGGACTTCATCACAATTGCCCTTGATGCGATTGTTAACCAAGCGGCCAAAACCAACTATATGTTTGGTGGCGGTTTGAAAACACCTGTAACCTTCCGTGTGGCATCTGGGTCAGGTATTGGTTCAGCAGCACAGCACTCACAATCTCTTGAAGCTTGGTTGACTCACATTCCAGGTATCAAAGTTGTTGCACCTGGTACTGCTAACGATGCAAAAGGTCTTTTGAAATCATCTATCCTTGACAACAACCCAGTTATCTTCTTGGAACCAAAAGCTCTTTACGGTAAAAAAGAAGAAGTGAACTTGGATCCTGATTTCTACATTCCACTTGGTAAAGGCGAAATCAAACGTGAAGGTACTGATGTAACTATCATTTCATACGGTCGTATGTTGGAACGTGTGTTGAAAGCGGCTGAAGAAGTGGCTGCAGAAGGCATCAGCGTAGAAGTGGTAGATCCACGTACCCTTATCCCATTGGATAAAGAATTAATCATCGAATCTGTGAAGAAAACTGGTAAGGTTATCTTGGTCAACGATGCTTACAAAACAGGTGGTTTCATCGGTGAAATCGCATCAATCATCACAGAAAGCGAAGCTTTTGACTACTTGGATGCACCGATCATCCGTATCGCTTCAGACGATGTACCAGTTCCTTACGCTAACATTCTTGAAAATGCAGTATTGCCAAACGTAGAGAAAATCAAAGCGGCAATTTATAAGCAAGTAAATAAGGGCTAA
- a CDS encoding dihydrolipoamide acetyltransferase, with product MAVEIIMPKLGVDMQEGEIIEWKKQEGDVVNEGDVLLEMMSDKTSMELEAEESGVLLKIVHGNGATVPVTEVIAYIGAEGETVEAGSAPAVEPAAAIEEVPAGRAPVIVAPTVAAKPQGGGKVRATPAARKLAGELGIDLGLVPGTGANGRVHKVDVEDFKGAAPKATPLAARIAADHGVDLSTITGTGVNGKIVKEDVLAVLAPVEAEVVAPAPKVEEKPAKELPEGVEIIKMSPMRKAISKGMVNSYLTAPTFTLNYDIDMTNLMALRKQVLEPIMNKTGLKVTFTDLIGLAVVRTLMKEEHRYMNASLINDAQEIELHKFVNLGIAVGLDDGLVVPVVHGADKMSLSEFVVASKDVIKKAQSGKLKGAEMSGSTFSITNLGMFGTKTFNPIINQPNSAILGVAATVQTPVVIDGEIKIRPIMALCLTIDHRIIDGMNGAKFMVDLKNLLENPLELLI from the coding sequence ATGGCAGTAGAAATTATTATGCCTAAACTCGGTGTTGACATGCAAGAAGGTGAAATCATCGAGTGGAAAAAACAAGAGGGCGATGTCGTCAACGAAGGCGATGTTCTCTTGGAAATGATGTCTGACAAGACCAGCATGGAGTTGGAAGCAGAAGAGTCAGGCGTACTATTGAAAATTGTTCATGGCAACGGTGCAACTGTTCCTGTGACAGAGGTCATTGCCTACATCGGTGCAGAAGGTGAAACAGTTGAAGCAGGTAGTGCTCCTGCTGTTGAGCCAGCTGCAGCTATTGAAGAAGTACCAGCGGGCCGTGCACCGGTGATTGTGGCACCTACTGTTGCAGCGAAACCACAAGGTGGCGGCAAGGTGCGTGCAACTCCAGCGGCACGTAAGTTGGCTGGGGAATTGGGCATTGATTTGGGTCTTGTTCCAGGAACTGGTGCAAATGGCCGTGTCCACAAGGTTGACGTAGAAGACTTCAAGGGTGCAGCGCCTAAGGCAACTCCGCTCGCAGCCCGTATAGCAGCTGACCATGGTGTTGATTTGTCAACAATCACAGGAACAGGTGTCAATGGTAAAATTGTTAAGGAAGATGTACTTGCTGTTCTTGCTCCTGTAGAAGCAGAAGTTGTGGCTCCAGCTCCTAAAGTGGAAGAGAAACCAGCTAAAGAATTGCCAGAAGGCGTTGAAATCATTAAGATGAGCCCAATGCGTAAGGCGATTTCAAAAGGTATGGTCAACTCTTACTTGACTGCTCCAACCTTTACGCTTAATTACGATATCGACATGACCAACCTCATGGCGCTTCGTAAGCAAGTCCTTGAGCCAATTATGAACAAGACTGGTCTGAAAGTGACCTTTACAGACTTGATTGGTCTTGCGGTTGTTCGTACTTTGATGAAAGAAGAACACCGTTACATGAACGCATCTTTGATTAACGATGCACAAGAAATCGAATTACACAAGTTTGTCAACCTTGGTATCGCAGTAGGTCTAGATGATGGCTTGGTGGTGCCAGTTGTTCATGGCGCAGATAAGATGAGCTTGTCTGAATTTGTTGTGGCATCAAAAGATGTTATCAAGAAAGCTCAATCTGGTAAGTTGAAGGGAGCTGAAATGTCAGGATCTACCTTCTCTATCACCAACTTGGGTATGTTTGGTACCAAAACCTTTAACCCAATTATCAACCAACCAAACTCAGCAATCCTTGGTGTAGCAGCAACTGTTCAAACTCCAGTAGTTATTGATGGTGAAATCAAAATCCGTCCAATTATGGCACTTTGCTTGACCATT